The following proteins come from a genomic window of Gottfriedia acidiceleris:
- a CDS encoding TauD/TfdA family dioxygenase, protein MSTILKEKVKGPVAWKGTDLAKDDSWIYYLSKETIVELENALARIKQKGLKAPNFNKEDFQVPNLLNEIDYFVEELENGRGFLLIRGLPIERYTDEEASIIYWGLGLHMGTPVSQNANGELLGHVRDQGLSLENSNVRGYQTKLHLPFHADGSDVVGLLSLRKGKSGGESSIISSMAVYNEILEKNPEYLGILCRPFNFDRRGEEGPGESPIFTSPIFSYYDGKLSCRYVRLFIESAQAKTGIQLSKVEIEALDLLDSLLHDENLHFNMMLEPGDMQFVNNYTVLHSRTQYEDYEVLDQKRHLLRLWLTMPNGREISPDFAMFFDENTGKPGRGGVPARNKTAGGIVETLK, encoded by the coding sequence ATGTCAACAATTTTAAAGGAAAAGGTTAAAGGGCCAGTAGCTTGGAAAGGAACAGACTTAGCAAAAGATGATTCTTGGATTTATTACTTATCCAAGGAAACAATTGTTGAGCTTGAAAATGCACTAGCCCGTATTAAACAAAAGGGGTTAAAAGCACCAAATTTTAACAAAGAAGACTTCCAAGTGCCAAATCTTTTAAATGAAATTGATTACTTTGTTGAAGAACTTGAGAATGGAAGAGGATTTCTATTAATTCGAGGTTTACCGATTGAAAGATATACAGATGAAGAAGCAAGCATCATTTATTGGGGCCTTGGCCTTCATATGGGTACTCCAGTTTCGCAAAATGCTAATGGTGAGCTATTAGGGCACGTTAGAGATCAAGGACTTAGTTTAGAAAATTCAAACGTTCGTGGTTACCAAACGAAACTGCATCTTCCTTTTCACGCTGATGGTTCTGATGTAGTAGGTTTGTTAAGTCTTCGAAAAGGGAAATCAGGAGGGGAGAGTAGCATTATAAGCTCGATGGCAGTTTACAATGAGATTCTAGAGAAGAACCCTGAATATTTAGGAATACTTTGTCGTCCGTTTAACTTTGACCGCCGAGGAGAAGAAGGACCAGGAGAATCACCAATATTTACTTCACCAATTTTTAGTTACTATGATGGAAAACTAAGTTGCCGATATGTTCGTTTATTTATCGAATCAGCACAAGCGAAAACAGGTATCCAGTTATCAAAAGTTGAAATCGAAGCATTAGACTTACTGGACTCTCTTCTTCATGATGAAAATTTACATTTTAATATGATGCTCGAGCCAGGCGATATGCAATTTGTAAATAATTATACGGTTCTTCATTCACGAACTCAATACGAAGATTATGAAGTATTAGATCAAAAACGTCATTTATTAAGATTATGGCTCACGATGCCAAATGGTCGTGAAATTTCTCCGGATTTCGCAATGTTTTTTGACGAAAATACTGGAAAACCGGGTCGTGGCGGTGTACCTGCTCGTAATAAAACCGCGGGCGGTATTGTTGAAACTTTAAAGTAA